Part of the Candidatus Poribacteria bacterium genome, AAAAAAATGGCGCACTCAATGCTGTTCTACTACGGAATCACGGGTTGCACATTGAAATACAGATTGACCGAGAGCATCCCGTTGGACAGGCACATCCTGCAGGCGTTGTTGATGTTATCCTTGAATCGGCAATTACAACGATCCAAGATTGCGAAGATTCCGTCGCCGCAGTGGATGCAGCGGACAAGGTGCGCGTCTATAGCAATTGGAACGGTATTATGAAAGGGACGCTCGAGACGACGTTTGAGAAAAACGGCGAAATGCTTACCCGTCGCCTCGCACCCGATAAGACGTTCACCGCACCTGACGGAGGCACATTGACGGTACCGGGCAGAAGTCTCCTCCTGATTCGGAACGTTGGACTCCACATGTACACGGATGCTGTCACGACAGCAGACGGTGAGGAGATCCCAGAAGGCATTCTTGATGCCATGGTAACGAGTTTCGCCGCAATACATGACTTACAGAGCAAGGGTCCCGCCACCAATAGCAAAACGGGGAGTATCTACATCGTCAAGCCGAAGTTCCACGGTCCTGAAGAGGTGGATATGACGATTCGGCTGTTTGAGTGGATTGAGTCGGCACTTGGGCTTCCAACGAACACTATTAAGATTGGGATTATGGATGAGGAGCGACGGACAACCGTCAACCTCAAAGAAGCAATCCGCGTGGCACAGGAGCGTCTCGTCTTTATTAACACCGGATTTTTGGATAGAACCGGCGATGAAATCCATACGAGCATGGAGGCGGGACCCATGATTCCCAAAATGGACATCCGTAACGAGCCGTGGATGCTCGCTTATGAGGATTGGAACGTCGATATAGGCATTGAAACCGCGCTTCTCGGTACTGCGCAAATCGGGAAGGGCATGTGGACGAAACCTGACCAGATGGCAGAGATGGTCGAAACGAAGGTGAATCATCCGTTAGCAGGTGCGACAACCGCATGGGTGCCATCGCCGACAGCCGCAACGCTTCATGCGATGCACTACCACCGAGTTGATGTCGCAAATTGGATAAAGGAATTGTCAGCGAGACAGCGTGCAAGTTTGGCGGATCTACTAACACCCCCGTTGTTGAAGGATCGCAAGTTGCAAACCGATGAGATTCAACGCGAATTAGATAACA contains:
- a CDS encoding malate synthase G, coding for MGNRIEIGNLRIDENLYALIRDEIAPGTGIEPDAFWKAFGDIIAAFAPENQSLLEKRDTLQKQIDEWHLARKDEPLDGEAYAAFLTDIGYLLPEGQDFTVITEDVDTEISLISGPQLVVPTDNARYALNAANARWGSLYDALYGTDVIDESHGATRGTAYNPIRGAKVIAYTERFLDEMTGLEAGSFSDITGFSLITVHDEQQLRATLRDGSEVGLADPTQFVGFTQKNGALNAVLLRNHGLHIEIQIDREHPVGQAHPAGVVDVILESAITTIQDCEDSVAAVDAADKVRVYSNWNGIMKGTLETTFEKNGEMLTRRLAPDKTFTAPDGGTLTVPGRSLLLIRNVGLHMYTDAVTTADGEEIPEGILDAMVTSFAAIHDLQSKGPATNSKTGSIYIVKPKFHGPEEVDMTIRLFEWIESALGLPTNTIKIGIMDEERRTTVNLKEAIRVAQERLVFINTGFLDRTGDEIHTSMEAGPMIPKMDIRNEPWMLAYEDWNVDIGIETALLGTAQIGKGMWTKPDQMAEMVETKVNHPLAGATTAWVPSPTAATLHAMHYHRVDVANWIKELSARQRASLADLLTPPLLKDRKLQTDEIQRELDNNAQGILGYVVRWVDQGIGCSKIPDINNVGLMEDRATLRISSQHIANWLHHGIVTREQVTETFQRMAKIVDEQNAGDPNYRDMSLNYDQSVAFQAALDLVFKGCELPNGYTEFVLHPRRQEVKAGG